The following coding sequences lie in one Mercenaria mercenaria strain notata chromosome 5, MADL_Memer_1, whole genome shotgun sequence genomic window:
- the LOC123556942 gene encoding calcium-binding protein P-like produces the protein MSEKQGFNQGPPPYEHAAGGYPPGGYQPVQQSEKPYPGQTPYGQPGQPPYGQPGQPPYGQSGQPPYVQPGQPPYGQPGQPPYGQPPYGQPGQPYTTQQVVSFTVQ, from the coding sequence GTTTTAACCAGGGACCGCCACCTTATGAGCATGCGGCCGGCGGATACCCACCTGGCGGCTACCAACCAGTTCAACAGTCGGAAAAACCTTATCCCGGACAGACTCCGTACGGCCAACCAGGACAACCGCCGTACGGTCAACCTGGACAGCCACCATACGGTCAATCCGGACAGCCACCATACGTCCAACCTGGGCAACCTCCCTATGGTCAACCCGGACAACCTCCCTATGGTCAACCTCCTTATGGTCAACCCGGACAGCCATACACTACACAACAAGTAGTAAGTTTTACTGTGCAGTAG